In Sphaeramia orbicularis chromosome 3, fSphaOr1.1, whole genome shotgun sequence, a genomic segment contains:
- the LOC115417165 gene encoding interleukin-18 receptor 1-like isoform X2 yields the protein MTGNGPLLLLFLLILLPGSHPMKIRQIYVKAGEVVTLHCPHSHKETKPTWTCYTPQETDLSNLSSAEQNQMGFLIHERSLVILSATVKDQGNYSCSLWNTTVQSWFRLIVYTTLSSDLERKTQYPITCYSQEACTLTCPDRNIPDKNILNITTTGIVWKKGSDVTTDSLVGESVSKEVYYFSSVDEEDYGVYTCTRSYVYQGQTYNKTFTVILNVKPGEKWKQPEILSPKEKDVFYVDLGSTLMINCTAVLSSEFDEVLWLSENSFVDRNLSSSVFYTWTQDINDEETKMTASLIFKNVSEKDLSKHYTCKLISVSEPPSFVTITLAQKDHTSTFIVALSIVAMILVVALMALLYVKWKTDIAIFLRNTLGCYSSISDGKSYDAYLMCYKSDSDGALNEDDRKWLENILEEFGYTLCFHDRDVLPEEPVEEAVSECIDQSRTVVLIPTTSDPGPGSGLLTDYGALVEQHSHVVFIRTETNGPKRSQSLKGLDKTGRCVTWKGMSSRLSSSSFCKELRYYLPPPQHKNKETTVRMIRP from the exons ATGACTGGAAACGGACCTCTGCTTCTGCTGTTTCTGCTAATACTTTTGCCAG GTTCTCATCCTATGAAGATAAGACAGATATATGTCAAAGCAGGTGAAGTGGTGACGCTGCATTGCCCACACAGTCATAAGGAAACCAAACCGACATGGACCTGCTACACGCCACAGGAGACGGACCTGTCCAACCTGTCATCAGCGGAGCAGAATCAGATGGGATTTCTGATTCATGAGAGGAGCCTTGTTATTCTCAGTGCTACTGTAAAAGACCAGGGGAATTATTCATGCTCTCTGTG GAATACCACCGTCCAGTCCTGGTTCAGGCTGATAGTCTACACAACACTGTCCAGTGATCTTGAGAGGAAGACTCAGTATCCTATTACATGCTACTCACAGGAGGCGTGCACACTGACATGTCCTGACAGAAACATACCTGACAAAAACATTCTGAACATTACCACCACTGGTATTGTATGGAAAAAAGGAAGTGATGTGACCACAGATTCTTTG GTGGGTGAGTCAGTGTCAAAAGAGGTTTACTACTTCTCGAGTGTGGATGAGGAAGACTATGGTGTTTACACTTGTACCAGGTCGTACGTGTACCAAGGTCAAACATACAACAAGACATTCACAGTGATACTGAATGTCAAACCAGGAG AAAAATGGAAACAGCCAGAAATCCTTTCACCAAAAGAAAAAGATGTGTTTTATGTAGATTTGG gCTCAACACTGATGATCAACTGCACTGCTGTTCTGTCTTCAGAGTTTGATGAGGTGTTGTGGTTGAGTGAAAACTCATTTGTGGACAGAAATCTCAGCTCATCAGTGTTCTACACTTGGACACA GGATATTAATGATGAGGAAACAAAGATGACAGCATCTCTAATTTTCAAAAACGTGTCAGAGAAGGATCTGTCCAAACATTACACGTGTAAACTGATCTCTGTGTCAGAGCCTCCAAGCTTTGTCACAATCACCTTGGCCCAAAAAG atCATACATCGACCTTCATTGTGGCTCTTAGCATCGTAGCCATGATCTTAGTGGTTGCATTAATGGCACTTTTGTATGTGAAGTGGAAAACTGACATAGCTATTTTCCTGCGAAACACTCTTGGTTGCTACAGCAGCATCTCAG ATGGAAAGAGTTATGATGCCTATTTGATGTGTTATAAAAGTGACTCAGATGGAGCACTAAATGAAGACGACAGAAAGTGGCTGGAAAATATTTTGGAGGAGTTTGGATACACACTCTGTTTTCATGACCGTGACGTCTTACCAGAGGAAC CTGTAGAAGAGGCAGTGTCAGAGTGCATAGACCAAAGCCGCACAGTAGTCCTGATCCCCACAACTTCAGATCCTGGTCCAGGGTCTGGTCTGCTGACCGACTACGGAGCATTGGTGGAGCAGCACAGTCATGTCGTATTCATCAGAACCGAAACAAACGGACCCAAAAGGAGTCAGTCATTAAAGGGTTTGGATAAGACTGGAAGATGTGTGACCTGGAAGGGCATGAGCTCCAGGCTGTCGTCATCCTCTTTCTGTAAGGAGCTGCGCTATTACCTCCCTCCAccgcaacacaaaaacaaagaaacaacggTTAGGATGATAAGACCTTAA
- the LOC115417165 gene encoding interleukin-1 receptor accessory protein-like isoform X1 — protein MTGNGPLLLLFLLILLPGSHPMKIRQIYVKAGEVVTLHCPHSHKETKPTWTCYTPQETDLSNLSSAEQNQMGFLIHERSLVILSATVKDQGNYSCSLWNTTVQSWFRLIVYTTLSSDLERKTQYPITCYSQEACTLTCPDRNIPDKNILNITTTGIVWKKGSDVTTDSLVGESVSKEVYYFSSVDEEDYGVYTCTRSYVYQGQTYNKTFTVILNVKPGGKNEKWKQPEILSPKEKDVFYVDLGSTLMINCTAVLSSEFDEVLWLSENSFVDRNLSSSVFYTWTQDINDEETKMTASLIFKNVSEKDLSKHYTCKLISVSEPPSFVTITLAQKDHTSTFIVALSIVAMILVVALMALLYVKWKTDIAIFLRNTLGCYSSISDGKSYDAYLMCYKSDSDGALNEDDRKWLENILEEFGYTLCFHDRDVLPEEPVEEAVSECIDQSRTVVLIPTTSDPGPGSGLLTDYGALVEQHSHVVFIRTETNGPKRSQSLKGLDKTGRCVTWKGMSSRLSSSSFCKELRYYLPPPQHKNKETTVRMIRP, from the exons ATGACTGGAAACGGACCTCTGCTTCTGCTGTTTCTGCTAATACTTTTGCCAG GTTCTCATCCTATGAAGATAAGACAGATATATGTCAAAGCAGGTGAAGTGGTGACGCTGCATTGCCCACACAGTCATAAGGAAACCAAACCGACATGGACCTGCTACACGCCACAGGAGACGGACCTGTCCAACCTGTCATCAGCGGAGCAGAATCAGATGGGATTTCTGATTCATGAGAGGAGCCTTGTTATTCTCAGTGCTACTGTAAAAGACCAGGGGAATTATTCATGCTCTCTGTG GAATACCACCGTCCAGTCCTGGTTCAGGCTGATAGTCTACACAACACTGTCCAGTGATCTTGAGAGGAAGACTCAGTATCCTATTACATGCTACTCACAGGAGGCGTGCACACTGACATGTCCTGACAGAAACATACCTGACAAAAACATTCTGAACATTACCACCACTGGTATTGTATGGAAAAAAGGAAGTGATGTGACCACAGATTCTTTG GTGGGTGAGTCAGTGTCAAAAGAGGTTTACTACTTCTCGAGTGTGGATGAGGAAGACTATGGTGTTTACACTTGTACCAGGTCGTACGTGTACCAAGGTCAAACATACAACAAGACATTCACAGTGATACTGAATGTCAAACCAGGAGGTAAAAATG AAAAATGGAAACAGCCAGAAATCCTTTCACCAAAAGAAAAAGATGTGTTTTATGTAGATTTGG gCTCAACACTGATGATCAACTGCACTGCTGTTCTGTCTTCAGAGTTTGATGAGGTGTTGTGGTTGAGTGAAAACTCATTTGTGGACAGAAATCTCAGCTCATCAGTGTTCTACACTTGGACACA GGATATTAATGATGAGGAAACAAAGATGACAGCATCTCTAATTTTCAAAAACGTGTCAGAGAAGGATCTGTCCAAACATTACACGTGTAAACTGATCTCTGTGTCAGAGCCTCCAAGCTTTGTCACAATCACCTTGGCCCAAAAAG atCATACATCGACCTTCATTGTGGCTCTTAGCATCGTAGCCATGATCTTAGTGGTTGCATTAATGGCACTTTTGTATGTGAAGTGGAAAACTGACATAGCTATTTTCCTGCGAAACACTCTTGGTTGCTACAGCAGCATCTCAG ATGGAAAGAGTTATGATGCCTATTTGATGTGTTATAAAAGTGACTCAGATGGAGCACTAAATGAAGACGACAGAAAGTGGCTGGAAAATATTTTGGAGGAGTTTGGATACACACTCTGTTTTCATGACCGTGACGTCTTACCAGAGGAAC CTGTAGAAGAGGCAGTGTCAGAGTGCATAGACCAAAGCCGCACAGTAGTCCTGATCCCCACAACTTCAGATCCTGGTCCAGGGTCTGGTCTGCTGACCGACTACGGAGCATTGGTGGAGCAGCACAGTCATGTCGTATTCATCAGAACCGAAACAAACGGACCCAAAAGGAGTCAGTCATTAAAGGGTTTGGATAAGACTGGAAGATGTGTGACCTGGAAGGGCATGAGCTCCAGGCTGTCGTCATCCTCTTTCTGTAAGGAGCTGCGCTATTACCTCCCTCCAccgcaacacaaaaacaaagaaacaacggTTAGGATGATAAGACCTTAA
- the LOC115417165 gene encoding interleukin-18 receptor 1-like isoform X3 codes for MTGNGPLLLLFLLILLPGSHPMKIRQIYVKAGEVVTLHCPHSHKETKPTWTCYTPQETDLSNLSSAEQNQMGFLIHERSLVILSATVKDQGNYSCSLWNTTVQSWFRLIVYTTLSSDLERKTQYPITCYSQEACTLTCPDRNIPDKNILNITTTGIVWKKVGESVSKEVYYFSSVDEEDYGVYTCTRSYVYQGQTYNKTFTVILNVKPGGKNEKWKQPEILSPKEKDVFYVDLGSTLMINCTAVLSSEFDEVLWLSENSFVDRNLSSSVFYTWTQDINDEETKMTASLIFKNVSEKDLSKHYTCKLISVSEPPSFVTITLAQKDHTSTFIVALSIVAMILVVALMALLYVKWKTDIAIFLRNTLGCYSSISDGKSYDAYLMCYKSDSDGALNEDDRKWLENILEEFGYTLCFHDRDVLPEEPVEEAVSECIDQSRTVVLIPTTSDPGPGSGLLTDYGALVEQHSHVVFIRTETNGPKRSQSLKGLDKTGRCVTWKGMSSRLSSSSFCKELRYYLPPPQHKNKETTVRMIRP; via the exons ATGACTGGAAACGGACCTCTGCTTCTGCTGTTTCTGCTAATACTTTTGCCAG GTTCTCATCCTATGAAGATAAGACAGATATATGTCAAAGCAGGTGAAGTGGTGACGCTGCATTGCCCACACAGTCATAAGGAAACCAAACCGACATGGACCTGCTACACGCCACAGGAGACGGACCTGTCCAACCTGTCATCAGCGGAGCAGAATCAGATGGGATTTCTGATTCATGAGAGGAGCCTTGTTATTCTCAGTGCTACTGTAAAAGACCAGGGGAATTATTCATGCTCTCTGTG GAATACCACCGTCCAGTCCTGGTTCAGGCTGATAGTCTACACAACACTGTCCAGTGATCTTGAGAGGAAGACTCAGTATCCTATTACATGCTACTCACAGGAGGCGTGCACACTGACATGTCCTGACAGAAACATACCTGACAAAAACATTCTGAACATTACCACCACTGGTATTGTATGGAAAAAA GTGGGTGAGTCAGTGTCAAAAGAGGTTTACTACTTCTCGAGTGTGGATGAGGAAGACTATGGTGTTTACACTTGTACCAGGTCGTACGTGTACCAAGGTCAAACATACAACAAGACATTCACAGTGATACTGAATGTCAAACCAGGAGGTAAAAATG AAAAATGGAAACAGCCAGAAATCCTTTCACCAAAAGAAAAAGATGTGTTTTATGTAGATTTGG gCTCAACACTGATGATCAACTGCACTGCTGTTCTGTCTTCAGAGTTTGATGAGGTGTTGTGGTTGAGTGAAAACTCATTTGTGGACAGAAATCTCAGCTCATCAGTGTTCTACACTTGGACACA GGATATTAATGATGAGGAAACAAAGATGACAGCATCTCTAATTTTCAAAAACGTGTCAGAGAAGGATCTGTCCAAACATTACACGTGTAAACTGATCTCTGTGTCAGAGCCTCCAAGCTTTGTCACAATCACCTTGGCCCAAAAAG atCATACATCGACCTTCATTGTGGCTCTTAGCATCGTAGCCATGATCTTAGTGGTTGCATTAATGGCACTTTTGTATGTGAAGTGGAAAACTGACATAGCTATTTTCCTGCGAAACACTCTTGGTTGCTACAGCAGCATCTCAG ATGGAAAGAGTTATGATGCCTATTTGATGTGTTATAAAAGTGACTCAGATGGAGCACTAAATGAAGACGACAGAAAGTGGCTGGAAAATATTTTGGAGGAGTTTGGATACACACTCTGTTTTCATGACCGTGACGTCTTACCAGAGGAAC CTGTAGAAGAGGCAGTGTCAGAGTGCATAGACCAAAGCCGCACAGTAGTCCTGATCCCCACAACTTCAGATCCTGGTCCAGGGTCTGGTCTGCTGACCGACTACGGAGCATTGGTGGAGCAGCACAGTCATGTCGTATTCATCAGAACCGAAACAAACGGACCCAAAAGGAGTCAGTCATTAAAGGGTTTGGATAAGACTGGAAGATGTGTGACCTGGAAGGGCATGAGCTCCAGGCTGTCGTCATCCTCTTTCTGTAAGGAGCTGCGCTATTACCTCCCTCCAccgcaacacaaaaacaaagaaacaacggTTAGGATGATAAGACCTTAA